The sequence aaatcaatcagaagttttacgtagagaataaacagatatgatctgttaattcgatttgtaatttttcacaaaaacacaagtcgaattttctccaaaaaggacagaggaattttcgaaaaatctcTTGAATAATATggactgattttcgaaaattgctagactgaaaacttgtttaattttcgaacacagtacatatatttatagataatttctagactagattaagttataattgcattaggactctaactccttagggcccacaatccataacttaagcccaacaagccaagcccgttgttctagaaattaatataaaattcatcgtgactccgattgataaactgattttaccaatgtgcacagaaaccatatctgcatcttttaaagtcaagataatttttctgaatccgaatttagtgatttccaaaatgtccatccctatgtcattttagaaaatctcactcccttttaattaagaagtccaacttctctttcattaaatttaactctttaaatttaactatctctacggggttttagtaatccattacttgtgtaaccctcaatggttcaggaatacagctagccgtgggctcacaactccttgtgattaggaacaacaatttccgacttacccatcgaatcatggtaagagcgcctagcaacatcgccccatgattccctaggtaatactgatagtgcctgcaagaaccagtagattttggttagcgtacagtacggtcccttcaaccatatatcccgatcgaatcaacaaccattggtgtatcgagagtcgttcgagattcgataactatgcataacatcttggagatctattagtgacatcgcatgtgttactaggaacaccaagtaacctaaaacacatcatgtactctggccagagattcgtcacactaatatctcctcagatcgcataggatatccatactcgcaagtatgtggtgaatccttgacaacaaagcatcgactcctatatgtgtcgtaactgtacccaatcccgacacctgatgaccccaatagagttggtaaacgagtcaaagtacagtactagcatatagagtctcaatgatgtttcaagtaataaggactaatggtgtacaaccaaaaccgcggactttatccactcgataagtgataaccacttggaaagtccgaatagggtagttcgatcattcatcatatgaatatccatttgcatgctttgaacatctctatgttccataccaatgaaacgtggtactcggcatcgcaaatgctagtctcaatctcgagcgatccttatccttatttgcggacggctcaattgactaggaactgtttagaatatacagtgactataagatgtgtttcatgatagccatccccatgtgctaccacatcttacatacactatagtatattcaaggtctttatcaaaacaacaatagtatatcataatataacaatatgaagaaagacaaagtcaatgccattataaaagtgtaaattatattaaacaaaagattgttttacatagagtcataaaagctcttagccacaagttggctaaccgagcacccactctttcaacatTGTGGGTCATGAGGATCATACTCTTCTAGCTAAAGtgactttggatcaaaatgtcatgtattaggaacaatctcaGACTTATgcagaataatatttttgatttacGGAACAAGAAGACATGTCCATGTTAACATGCATCAATATCctataatacactgcatgacacaagtggataggagttttcaatccctagagattggtagaaccatcacccaagtgtttgtctagtaatgtgtcttgccccactcttgtctaaggtgtatgaggaagacattgatcatgacccaatgagagcaccatttgtggatgtccattgccacccaatgtatacaataggggtatattttccaaaatccaaactcttaacttgtttaatataatgttttctcatctttgaggactatcatttactctaattccactcaTCTTTTCAGAACATATGAGtgcgagatcgagcacaactagtacgaatagatgagataaatattattgaagaacaatgtgttccgattgtaggacaaacattaTGGGTCATGAGAATCATACTCTTCTAGTTAAAGTGgatttggatcaaaatgtcatgtattaggaacaatctcaGATTTATgcagaataatatttttgatttgaGGAACAAGAAGACATgtccatgttaacatgcaccaatatcctataatacactgcatgacacaagtggaACAGATTTTTCAATCCCTAAAGATTGGTagaaccatcacccaagtgtttgtctagtaatgtgtcttgccccactcttgtctaaggtgtaggaggaagacattgatcatgacccaatgagagcaccattttTGGATGTCCATTGTCACCCAATGTATACAATAGgtgtatatttttcaaaatacaaatttttaacttgtttaatatgatgttttcttatctttgaggactatcatttactctaatttcactcatctttcagaacatgtgagtgcgagatcgagcacaactagtacgcagagatgagataaatattattgaatcgaGAATAATGTTTTCcgattgtaggacaaacattgtaGGTTATGAGGATCACACTCTCCTAGTAAACATTGACCAATCAAAGAGTACAAATGTGTCTCAATTGAGCACATAACGTTCTACCTCTTTGGATAAATTTTGGGCCACTATGATCGACATTCCCAAGAGATATTAAATTAGTTTCAATTGCCTTGATTCgggataatttcaaatatatttgaaacaatCTCGGATATTTGCGGGATAAGCAGACAAACAGTTTGGAATGTGAGATATTCATTCTTTGCAAATACACAAACTTTGTCAAATATATGAGACGCGTGCATTGTCTTTGATTTgggataatttcaaatatatttggaatAATCTCAGACTTTTTTGAAATAAACAAATAGACAATTGAGAATGAAATATTCAATTTTTAGGCAATATGACGCACTTTTATGACTCGTTCATTTGAGGCATTATGAAACTCACTTTTTTGGTAATGTATGATTCAAATTCCTGAATTTAATTGAGTATATTGAATATGTTGATTTTTTTATGTTGTAACGTGTAAAGTTCTAGGATATAAAGACAGAGATCAGTCGCACAAGTGTTAATATGTAGTACTCATGGTACGTACATAAAATACAAAATGACTATCTGATttatgatcataaaattatattttaccctcacaataaaacaaaaagtaACATCATTATGACCTGCCCTGCTCACTACATAAAATATATGTCTTAAtcataaatcaaacattgattgcgcctcaaatcataaatcaaacattgaaatttaaataaaaactaaattaaacaAAGAACATATTTCATAAATTAACACTGAAAGTACTCATCATTCAAGTGTCTATCATCATCTTTAAACACAAAAATAAGTTCCGACCAAACAACTTTTAAATAAACTATGACTTACGAACCAACTTCACACGATACGACAACACAAGAGAACCCAATACATAAGAGTACACTACAATCAGaactcaaattaatataaaacaATAGTGCGTTCCAGAGAATTATCAAATCAAGCGTAAACCAACAATGCTTCTACTGGAACAAGCATATCTCCTCGAAGGTCCGTGCTCGAGCCAACTTTCATAACCGCTTTCTCCTATATAAGTGTAAAGATGGAGCATACGTAATACGTTGCTTTCTTGATTATGGAAGCCcaatattttttgttatgtAGACGGTAACTTCTCAACacctaaataaaaacaaaataatttacattgagcttaaaaagataaaatcgtgtatgaaaattttaataaaagtagagaataataaataatttagtatTATTAGCTTCACAAAATTATCTATTAAATGTTGCAAACAATAAGCATGATGAATCCCCATAAATATTCGTTCAGCTGCCTTGATAATCTCAAGATGTCTATCCGAGAAAAAATGAACTCGTCGAATAGAGTGCATTGATATGAAAGTAGAATACTTCTCAAACTGTAGTGGAGATACATATCGAAAAATCATGGTTTCTAATGAAATTTCAGCACATTGTTCTCAGGATCACAAAAATATTCATCAAGCTACATCCAATGAAGATTGAAATCACAAAAATCTGTATTTTTACTTGTAGCAACCAAAAAAGGAGATATTACAAGAATCGCTTCTAGATTTCATTATCAAACTATTAAAAAAACTACATTCAATATAATAAGATCTAAATTGAAAATCATATATTCATTCGTATAACACATGCCATACAAAAAAACAGTACACAATAACAAATTCAAGTAgcccatttttattttaatgataaaaaatcatcaatatctAAGTCATAATGCAGCACTAAAATATTACGGTTTGGAATTATATCGTTATAATCGAGAACAACAATAAATTTCAGTTACTCTATCTCAAAATTCCAATAAATGAGATTCATTCTCACCCACAGACGGGAAAACCAgatattgataaaaaaaaactctgTACAATTCACACGATAACACAAAAATTTAATACAATCACTAAAACCATAACAAATCTCAAAGAATCGTTCAATTAAAAaggatatataaaaataattacactACATCAAACACAGTAATGAATTTCTTGGctgcaaatttttaaaaacctaaaatattaccttaaaatctttgaaataatggttcttcaaaaagattttcaTGGTCCAGAAACAATTCACAACGATTAGCAATTTTCTTCAATCTGATTCGAAGCAGATCTGCAATATTGCGATCGGTGGATTGGTCGTTTACGATTGATGGATaaatttgtggagaatttcaaCAAGAATGAGGGAAATAATCTGTACGTTGTCTTCCTTataagtaatttttattttatttttaaagagtGAGGGGTATTATTGGGTTTCAAAAGAAATTGAGGGCATTTTCGTATTTTGTGCTCAaatagggagttgaaacaaatGTCATAACTTTGTCAGGGAGTGGGAACAAATATTTGCTGACATGGGGATTGAGGGCAAAGATAAGTTTGTTCATCGGGATTTATTGATCATTTCCCCTATTAGTGATTACACGCCTCCTAAAAAAATAGTAATaatcatttataaatataaaattatttttattttattcataaagTAAAGTAAAGTTGGATTAGTAGAAAATGAGTGTAAATTCTTTTTTTCGTGAGTGTTTCATATAGCAGCATTAGGTCTAATCTTACAAATTTGTACTAAAATATTTGTTCAATAGCTAGGGAACATATTACTGATTAACGCATAATTAGAGAGTCATGGAACATATTACTGATTAACGCATAATTAGAGAGTCATGGAACACCTTCCCGGGGAAAAAAAAGtaggtttttttatttaaaaaaattagaatgAAGGTTATTGGTTTTTAAATTGAAATGGTACCAAAGAAATTAAGATTGGAAAATAAATATGGAATATGGAATAAGATAATTAAAAGACATTTtagaagtaaaaaaaaaaaatataaggttTCGTCAGAcaagtaaaaatttatttattctagACCATGTAACTTTaagtaattaatattaatattaatattaatagtaTAAATGAGTAAATGTTCACACCTAAGGCCTGCCTacacctctttttttttttttctttttttttttttgttatcgaatattttttatataaaagatAGATCTAGAGGATATAATAAGaacaaaactttaaaaattattttttgaagcGTTTTTAATAATTCATCAGAATAATATGTGATGACCTGAAATTAAAATCGTAGCCATAAATCCAAATTTGGATGCTGCAAACTCAAATATTTCACGTTCCAAGTATATTTCGATCTTCGAATGCATGTAATAATTTTGCTTGAGTTCAAGATTGTGTGCAAGTTTTTATCAGACGAGAGTGTCCCTATTCGGCACAACTaataatacacacacacacacactcatcAACAGTACATTCGTGTAAAATTCACCATCTCAATTTAGATAAATACGTATGTGAAGTTTGTCAAGCATGGTGTAAGGTACTCCCAGCACACTAAGTGAAATTGGTTTTATACTTTTATTCTCATGTCTCAAAAACCCAAATCTCATATAATTTGACATCTGCTATAAAATTTACTCTTACATTACCCAGTCCCAGGGCCCAAGAACAAAAAATATACATAACTCTGTCTGCAATACTATCGACCAGGATTCCCCAGAAGTCGTTCCACAGCTGCGTGAACATTCCCTGATGTAGCGCGCAGTGCTCTGATATTCTCTTCGGTGTCGAAAAAACCCATCTCTTGCAGCTGTGACAGCTGTGTTGAATACAGTTCCTCCGGGGGAACTAAAGGAACAAGCAAATTTCAATGTTAAGTTGTGACAAAAAGAAACTGTGCGTGTATCAGTCAAAAAAAGGTAAGAAGAGAGTTGTAACCATCGGGCGCATTTGAAGCAGTTAAACTACCAGCTCCCAGACCACCAAACATGTTCATCAGCATGTCTAAACCCATATTATTTTCAACGCCTGCATTTCACAAACACACAACAGAAAACTACAGTTGCATTGGCGCAAAGTACATGTAAAAAATATACAAGTACGCATCTTCTATGGACAACATTTACACAAATATCCGATTTAGAGTTTATGTTGCTTCATACCTCTACCCTGACCAGTCTGAACACCTCCCCTGTGATAAAGAACACGTAAGTTCTAAGAAAATACAAAAGAAAAATATGTGGAATCAATATATCCTTCAATAAAAATGCAAAAAGTATTAtgttagacaaaatcataaGCAAAAAAAGGAAGGGTCTGTGTACAAGGACAAAAGGCACCTCCACAAGTTGATGTCAGATAAATTTTGGAAACAACCTATGCGTCAATATTTCAGCCCCGGATAAAATCAATGTTAAACCAAATCAGAAGCTAAACAAAAAAGGCACTATCCAATCATTGATGGCACCTCGCTACATGCCAATCCCTTAACAATTTGTAAAAGATCAATCAGCAACTGATCAAAAcctgaatatatatatacaatacatatatatatatatatgtgtgtatatatatatatatgtatatatatatctcataaGTAATATCAATGGCAGAGAAATACATCAGGTTTGTTAACCCATGCGGAACTTGGATCagaacgaaaccatgaagattgACCTTCACACAATATTATATAACTCATAAGCAGATGTTAAGTAAATCTCTGCAGGTACTGAAACATGATTAATGCTTTTAGTAATGGCCAAAAAAACCTGGGAAATCCATTATCTGTTACACAGAATTTCTAGAGGAAAGAAGGTTATCAGGTTCAATCAAGGACGACAGACATAAGTTGCATGAAATGTCTGAATGATAATCCCATGTAAAAGTACTCGCATGCCAATAACATTGAAGTAGATAATTGAATCCAACAATCTATTCTCATGTTTTCTACTCACTGGGTTGATTGCTGTCGACTAAGTTGAGAGAGTTGTTGCTGCAAAGCCATCATTTGCTGGCAAAAAAAATGACTAGTAAGAGGACAAAATGATAACAGTCTAACATCCTTCATCAGATTTTCAGACATCTGAACATGAATACTTCTGCAAACAAAGTTGAAAAGGAGAAAAGAAAACCCAAGTGAAGAAGAGGTCAATAGAGACGTGCCTGCATCGTTTCAGGTGAGGTCAGTTCGCGGACGATTTCAGGGTTTTGCATCATTTCTCTTAACTGAGGGTTCGTATCAAGTACAGCGCGAAGTTGAGGATTTAAGCTCAGGATCTGCATTCAGGCATTCAGGCTGTAATTagaggatgttttaaagctaaaGCAGGTTAACTTATCAATTCACACAAGACTGTGGCAGTACTTGATCCATATAttggggattagaaagaaaactTTGCATCATCTGTGCCATGGCTGGGTTCTGCAATAACCGATTGAATGCTGAGGAATCCGACATGCCCATTCGCTCCAACTCAGGAACACTGAGCCCTCCTAACCCAGGAATTGATGGTAGTCTAGCATCATCAGTTGAATTAGTTCTTGTAGCATTATTCGTCTGCGAACTTCCTAAAATATCACATTAAGCAGCCCACATATAGTGTCCATTACTGATAAATGGATAGAAGACAAGAAACAAAAAAGCAATAAAGAAGCTACAAATGACTTCGATCCTAACAAGATTAACAGGAGCATCCACTGACAAATTTCTAACTCACGGAGAATGAAGGGTCAAAGAAACTAGTCCTAACCAAAAGAGGACGTGGAGCAAGAAAGTTGAAATACGAGTAAAACATGAATAAAAGTAGCATAAATAGAACCACCAAGCACACCACAGCAGTTGGGTACTGAATTCAAACAGGACAAAAGACTTTAGTACAGATTTGGTATGTACAAGATGAAGGAAAAAGCAAGCTCATTGAATAATGAGAAAAGAGCAAGAATCATCGTTACTCCAGTTGTCCAGACCCATAACTGAAAATGAAGAACAACAAACCAGACATAAAGTGCTAACTAGCAAAAATTTTATGCCAAGTTGAACTCAACAGCAAGAATATGGCAGTACATTAGCAAAGAAAAATTATTGTACAACTGACCAAAATACTGGCCTTGCCTAAATTTGTCCTTGATTCTGAATTGAAATTAAAAGTCACAGGAATTtcgatgcaaaaaaaaaaaaaaaatcactcgACATAACCTTCATTAAAAAAACACAATTCTCATCTTACCAGAATTACTCCACGGGTTGGGAAGAGGATTTGTATTTGGGACCGCGGTTCCTGTGGCCATTTCAGGTCCAGAGTTTGCAGAATTAGATTCTTCTCTGGTTTGAGAGGCATCCTGATTCTGCAAGAGGGCAGCAAATGGGTTTGAACCCACATCAGTGTTAGCACCGGCACCCATTGTCGTTGCATTCAAGAAGGGTTCTTGGACATTCTCATACATGCGTCTAAGCATATTAAACCCCTCAGGAGAAGATTCAATGTTACTCATGGCCCTGTCAGTGTTCCGCATCATCTCACGCATTAACTCAGGATTCCGAGCTGCTTCCAGGGTTTGTCTAAGGACTCCGGGATCGTTCAGAATATGGGCAAGTTCAGGATTCCGGTCAATGATCTCACGCATTTGGGGGTTACTCATGATTAAGCTGCGCATTATCTCAGGGTTGTTCATCAAGCTTTGAATCGCAGGGGAGTTAATCATCTCTCTCATCATGTTAGGGTTCTGAGTAAGTTGTTGCTGCACCTGTTCAAAATCGGGAACTCCGGTTCCAAATAGTCTAGACACCCCAGAGCCACCAAGTGTCCCAAGATCAAGCCCAGGGAATAACGAAGCACCTGCATCAGGAATCCCAGGGCTCCCACTACTGGGAGCAGGCGTCACACCAGTAGTACTGTTGGTGCTCCCAGAAGCAGCAGGAGCAGCAGAGTTTGGTGCCGCAGACGATGCAAAACCACGTACCATATGAACTGTGTGATCTGCCTGCAACCCTATTCATGGCAAGAAATAAACCAACAATTATCAAAAAATGAAAGGAAAGATCAAGGATATGAGCACGAGGATAGTCACCGGATTGCTCAAGAGCAACCATGGATGTAACAACTCTAAGTTTTATTTCCAAAGTATATGCACACGTGGTACAATTCTATCCacaaaaaacatatattagACAATTCGCGACaagtttccaaaaaaaaaatttcaaacagaATTGCACATTAATCATGCATCAATATCAATAAATCAACAAGTGGTGCTCATTGATTGTGTATCAATATAAATAGCAATTGCCTCGCAACGCAAAAAGCAATAATCATATAGTTATTCTAAGCAGCTCCAAATTTGACATAGAAATGAATTACACAATTTGCAAGTGTCCAACAAATCAACATACCATATAATCGGAAAACGTAAATCATTAACGATCATACCCCTCCCTACCCCTGTGATTATACACTACAGTAGACTGTAAGAAGATAAATCCCTTTTTAATGGAGTAAACTATGAATTTACCATGTACCCATTATTCCTCCAAATTTTGCAATACATGACCCTTTTCATAGCCATTGCATGCATACCAACCCatgatataaatataataatgaaAAAGCATCATTGTAATAAATACTCAATCTATCACCCAACGACGTATGGGTGAAAGAtgaaataaacaaattaaactTATCGGAATCAATGGCAAATAAACATTTGCCAACATACTCGATTTTTCAGAACCAAGTGAAAACATATTATAAATTCTCAGTAACAAAGTTGGGAGTTGGAAGTGTCTATAGCACAGAGATGCTTAGTATTGTTAACATGCCTGCACAACTTTCTCCTGGATATGGCCAATGAGTACGTCAAAGGTGTGCAACTTATATACAGGCATCCAACTGATGATACATTCTAGAGATAGAACATGCTTTGGAGCACAAAGATGAAACGGTATTTCATAAGCAGTATTATTGTGGCGGTCTAATAATGCCAAAAACTAGCTTGTCATATCTGGACACATATTTTTCTCTTTTAGCAGAGAAAGCCCTGGTGCTTTCCAAATGCAATTGCCACTGACTACTGTTGAACGTCCTTAACATTCATCAATGTGCTACAATAAGGCTTTCAAAGGCTGGACAAATCAGAAACACTGAAACAAACTACCCTCAGGGAAACGGTGGGCCATGAAACAAATTCCGTCAATTGCTCGGTAGCTAATAAATGACAGTTACATAACCATTTATCTTTCCTCGCTAAAGGATGCGCTTCAACCCTCCATTATACAGAACTCTGATTCTACctgaattgattaattcaacACAAAACCATCCGACAAAATTCACGCCAAACCACAAGATCAACAGTCGGGTCGCATACAGATCACAGGAAACATTCAACAAGCATAATTTATCAGCTTCTACGTGATGTCGCACGGAAAAAAGGTAAAAAATACAAGCTTTTGCAACACGATTACATAAATTTGaatagaaagagaaattggaAAAAAGTCCGTGAGGAGAAGTATACCGTATGTGAGGAGGGTTTGGTCGTCTTTCAGGATCCGACCTTTGTAAATCAAACGTTGCTGTTCAGCTGGCACATCGCAGTTCTGCGCCAATAAAGCTTTGAATTCCCCCACCGTGGACTGTAGAGTGGTCCGCACTGAAAACTTAGTGCCATTGGAGCATCGAATGTTTATACTGACCTCTTCACCTCCGCTGGCGCAGAAGATCGAGTCGCCCATTGAATTGTTTACGACGAATTGAAAAGCCCCAAACCCTGGTTTTCTCCCCCTATATCACACCCTCTGTAGATCGCAAGGAAGAGGAAAAGAATTACACCGTTTGTTGAAAAACGAGGAGGAGAAGCTATTCAAGTCTATTTTGCGAATTGCGATGATACATTACTaagttaataattaatataatattaatcaACAAACTATATCatgactcttttttttttttaaactataTCATGACTCTTTTAAAAATTGCAAACTCCTATTATTTGTCTTGCCTAAAAaaacttttaataaaaatattattttattatttattatccaATTCTATAATAATAAGATTCAAAATTgcatctcatcccaaaatatcGGATTTGGGCTTGAGGTATTCGGGTTTGGATCGGAGTGGGTTGGACCCAAAATCTGACCCAAACAAATTATATGATAAATCAAGTGAGTTATTTGAAAACAAGtaactcaatttttttattacaaaagttgaatataatattatatgcaATCATTAAAAGATTACAATACGCAAAATGATGTATCTCGATGTTGAATTTTTCA comes from Henckelia pumila isolate YLH828 chromosome 4, ASM3356847v2, whole genome shotgun sequence and encodes:
- the LOC140863008 gene encoding ubiquitin domain-containing protein DSK2b-like, which codes for MGDSIFCASGGEEVSINIRCSNGTKFSVRTTLQSTVGEFKALLAQNCDVPAEQQRLIYKGRILKDDQTLLTYGLQADHTVHMVRGFASSAAPNSAAPAASGSTNSTTGVTPAPSSGSPGIPDAGASLFPGLDLGTLGGSGVSRLFGTGVPDFEQVQQQLTQNPNMMREMINSPAIQSLMNNPEIMRSLIMSNPQMREIIDRNPELAHILNDPGVLRQTLEAARNPELMREMMRNTDRAMSNIESSPEGFNMLRRMYENVQEPFLNATTMGAGANTDVGSNPFAALLQNQDASQTREESNSANSGPEMATGTAVPNTNPLPNPWSNSGSSQTNNATRTNSTDDARLPSIPGLGGLSVPELERMGMSDSSAFNRLLQNPAMAQMMQSFLSNPQYMDQILSLNPQLRAVLDTNPQLREMMQNPEIVRELTSPETMQQMMALQQQLSQLSRQQSTQGGVQTGQGRGVENNMGLDMLMNMFGGLGAGSLTASNAPDVPPEELYSTQLSQLQEMGFFDTEENIRALRATSGNVHAAVERLLGNPGR